One Algihabitans albus genomic region harbors:
- the folP gene encoding dihydropteroate synthase codes for MSLDPYILPTALTSQPLHGGLSVAGRLHAAAITLLHRDRPDETLSPLDLPPGLAARAELLSAPRPAFAGLSLERPLVMGVINVTPDSFSDGGDRLRAEQAISEGLAMADAGAAILDVGGESTRPGAQPVPVAEELHRVLPVIEALAGRGLAVSVDTRRPEVMRAAAAAGARILNDVTALTGDPESLETAAELGLPVVLMHMQGEPQTMQRAPTYAEVALDVFDALEGRVEACLAAGIPRERLAVDPGIGFGKTLAHNLHLLDNLALFHGLGCPLLLGVSRKSFIAKLMPDEGPPPKQRLPGSLAAALAGVQRGAQILRVHDVAETCQALAVWQAIASADGGNFP; via the coding sequence ATGAGTTTAGACCCCTACATCCTCCCGACCGCTCTGACGTCGCAGCCCTTGCACGGCGGTCTCTCCGTCGCCGGACGCCTCCATGCGGCCGCGATCACACTGCTGCATCGGGACAGGCCCGATGAAACGCTGTCCCCCCTGGATTTGCCGCCGGGGCTGGCAGCGCGCGCTGAACTGCTATCCGCCCCGCGCCCGGCCTTCGCCGGTCTCTCGTTGGAACGGCCGCTCGTCATGGGCGTGATCAACGTGACTCCCGACAGCTTCTCCGATGGCGGCGACCGTCTGCGGGCCGAGCAGGCCATCTCGGAGGGGCTCGCCATGGCCGACGCCGGCGCGGCTATTCTCGACGTCGGCGGCGAGTCGACCCGGCCGGGCGCGCAGCCGGTCCCGGTGGCGGAGGAACTGCACCGGGTGCTGCCAGTGATCGAAGCCTTGGCTGGCCGGGGGCTGGCCGTCTCGGTCGACACACGGCGGCCGGAGGTCATGCGCGCGGCGGCGGCGGCCGGGGCGAGGATCCTGAACGACGTCACGGCGCTGACCGGCGATCCGGAGAGTCTGGAGACCGCGGCGGAGCTTGGCTTGCCCGTGGTGCTGATGCATATGCAGGGCGAGCCGCAGACCATGCAGCGGGCCCCGACTTATGCCGAGGTGGCGCTCGATGTCTTCGATGCGTTGGAGGGCCGGGTGGAGGCTTGTCTGGCGGCCGGCATCCCGCGTGAGCGCCTCGCGGTCGATCCCGGGATCGGGTTCGGCAAGACGCTGGCGCACAACCTCCATTTGCTCGACAACCTGGCATTGTTTCATGGCCTCGGCTGCCCGCTGCTGCTGGGCGTGTCGCGCAAATCCTTCATCGCCAAGCTGATGCCGGACGAGGGGCCGCCGCCCAAGCAGCGCTTGCCCGGCAGTCTGGCTGCGGCTCTCGCGGGCGTGCAGCGCGGCGCTCAGATCCTGCGGGTCCACGACGTGGCCGAGACCTGTCAGGCGCTGGCGGTGTGGCAGGCGATCGCCTCCGCCGACGGCGGGAATTTTCCCTAG
- a CDS encoding PhzF family phenazine biosynthesis protein produces MDLEIYQLDAFTDRVFGGNPAAVVPLRAWLPDSRLQAIALENNLSETAFLVPRADEAGAYDLRWFTPAIEVDLCGHATLASGALLLDRLAPDLSAVRFHTRSGWLEVRRAPESFAGGFAMDLPARPPQPLDDGGAIADALGQSPLEVLRADKNLAVLKDAAAVRAVRPDLVKVAELEGDGLIVTAAGPDGPTACDYVSRYFAPHGGIPEDPVTGSAHCVLQPYWAARLGRDRLTARQVSARLGELVCELKGERVELLGRVAYYLEGRLVLPD; encoded by the coding sequence ATGGATCTTGAGATCTATCAACTCGACGCCTTTACGGACCGGGTGTTCGGCGGCAATCCGGCCGCGGTCGTGCCGCTGCGGGCCTGGTTGCCGGACAGCAGGCTGCAGGCGATCGCCCTGGAGAACAACCTCTCGGAGACGGCTTTTCTGGTTCCGCGTGCGGATGAAGCTGGAGCCTATGACCTGCGCTGGTTCACCCCGGCTATCGAGGTCGATCTCTGCGGCCATGCCACCCTGGCCAGTGGCGCCTTGCTGCTCGACCGTCTGGCGCCGGATCTGAGCGCCGTCCGTTTTCACACCCGCAGCGGCTGGCTGGAGGTGCGCCGCGCCCCCGAAAGCTTCGCCGGTGGCTTCGCCATGGATCTGCCGGCCCGGCCGCCGCAGCCGTTGGACGATGGAGGCGCCATCGCCGACGCGCTGGGCCAGTCGCCGCTCGAGGTGCTGCGTGCCGACAAGAACCTGGCGGTCCTGAAGGATGCGGCCGCGGTGCGGGCGGTGAGGCCCGACCTCGTCAAGGTCGCAGAATTGGAGGGCGACGGGCTGATCGTCACCGCTGCCGGTCCGGACGGTCCGACGGCCTGCGACTACGTCTCGCGCTATTTCGCTCCGCACGGCGGTATCCCGGAGGATCCCGTCACCGGCTCGGCGCATTGCGTCCTGCAGCCCTACTGGGCCGCACGGCTCGGCCGCGATAGGCTGACGGCGCGGCAGGTCTCGGCGCGTTTGGGCGAATTGGTCTGCGAACTGAAGGGCGAGCGGGTCGAACTGCTGGGCCGCGTCGCCTACTACCTCGAGGGAAGACTTGTCCTGCCCGACTGA
- the glmM gene encoding phosphoglucosamine mutase produces the protein MTRKLFGTDGVRGTANREPITAETALKLAMAAGAQFTRGDHRHRVVIGKDTRLSGYMLEPALTAGFTSVGMDVVLLGPLPTPAVGMLTRSLRADLGVMISASHNPFEDNGIKLFGPDGFKLSDDVELAIEARIDNGLGDERAESRLLGRARRLDDALGRYIEFVKASFPRGLSLEGLKVVVDCANGAAYRVAPTVLYELGAEVVALGDEPNGFNINEACGATAPEAMCRAVVEQGAALGIALDGDADRAILADETGRVIDGDQLMALIARAWLQDGRLAGGGLVTTVMSNLGLERFVNGLGIGLERTPVGDRYVVERMRSQGYNVGGEQSGHIVLSDFTTTGDGLIAALQVLAALVQSGQPASAATHCFEPLPQRLHNVRFTGGQPLEAASVKRTIAEVEAKLSERGRLLIRKSGTEPVIRVMAEAEDEALVNEAVETVAASIAAVAAN, from the coding sequence ATGACTCGTAAGCTATTCGGGACCGACGGTGTTCGGGGCACCGCCAATCGCGAGCCGATCACCGCCGAGACCGCCCTGAAGCTCGCCATGGCCGCCGGGGCGCAATTCACCCGGGGCGACCACCGCCACCGCGTCGTGATCGGCAAGGACACGCGCCTGTCCGGTTACATGCTGGAGCCCGCCTTGACGGCCGGATTCACCTCGGTCGGCATGGACGTGGTGCTGCTCGGCCCGCTGCCGACCCCCGCCGTCGGCATGCTGACCCGCTCGCTGCGCGCCGATCTCGGCGTGATGATCTCGGCTTCGCACAATCCCTTCGAGGACAACGGCATCAAGCTGTTCGGTCCGGACGGTTTCAAGCTCTCCGACGACGTCGAGCTGGCGATCGAGGCGCGCATCGACAACGGGCTCGGTGACGAGCGGGCGGAGTCGCGCTTGCTCGGCCGCGCCCGCCGGCTGGACGACGCGCTCGGGCGCTACATCGAGTTCGTCAAAGCCTCCTTCCCGCGCGGGCTGAGCCTCGAGGGCCTCAAGGTGGTTGTCGATTGCGCCAACGGCGCGGCTTACCGGGTCGCACCGACAGTCCTCTACGAACTGGGCGCCGAGGTCGTCGCGCTGGGGGACGAGCCCAATGGCTTCAACATCAACGAGGCCTGCGGCGCGACTGCGCCGGAGGCCATGTGCCGGGCCGTCGTGGAGCAGGGCGCGGCACTCGGCATCGCGCTCGACGGCGATGCGGACCGGGCCATTCTGGCGGACGAGACCGGCCGGGTGATCGACGGGGACCAACTCATGGCCCTGATCGCGCGCGCCTGGCTGCAGGACGGCCGCCTGGCCGGCGGCGGTCTGGTCACGACGGTCATGTCGAACCTGGGGCTGGAGCGCTTCGTCAACGGGCTGGGGATCGGCCTGGAACGCACTCCTGTCGGCGACCGCTACGTTGTCGAGCGGATGCGCAGCCAGGGCTACAACGTCGGTGGCGAGCAGTCGGGGCACATCGTGCTGTCCGACTTCACGACCACGGGTGACGGTCTGATCGCCGCCTTGCAGGTGCTGGCGGCCCTGGTTCAGTCCGGCCAGCCGGCGAGCGCGGCGACCCACTGCTTCGAGCCCTTGCCGCAGCGTCTGCACAACGTACGTTTTACGGGCGGTCAGCCCCTGGAGGCGGCCTCGGTCAAGCGGACCATCGCCGAAGTGGAAGCGAAGCTGAGCGAGCGTGGACGCCTCCTCATCCGCAAGTCGGGGACGGAACCGGTTATCCGGGTCATGGCCGAGGCCGAGGACGAAGCCTTGGTGAACGAAGCGGTCGAGACCGTGGCGGCCAGCATCGCCGCGGTCGCGGCGAACTGA
- a CDS encoding MaoC family dehydratase, translating into MSAARGESYFEDFPVGRRFTTGGATLSEAQILAFAWEWDPQPFHIDAEAAKGWGYGGLIASGFQTLLVAFRLIVQENVWVHCSLGSPGIEALRWLLPVRPGDTLHCRGEVLEARESGSKPDRGVVKFRYDVLNQKDETVADMVATQILRRRPAE; encoded by the coding sequence GTGAGCGCAGCGAGAGGCGAGAGTTACTTCGAGGACTTTCCGGTCGGTCGTCGTTTCACCACGGGTGGCGCCACGCTCAGCGAGGCACAAATTCTGGCCTTCGCTTGGGAGTGGGACCCGCAGCCCTTCCACATCGATGCCGAGGCCGCCAAGGGCTGGGGCTATGGCGGCCTGATCGCGAGCGGCTTTCAGACTCTTTTGGTCGCCTTCCGCCTGATCGTTCAGGAGAACGTCTGGGTTCACTGTTCCCTCGGCTCGCCCGGCATCGAGGCGTTGCGCTGGCTTCTGCCCGTGCGGCCCGGAGATACCTTGCATTGCCGCGGCGAAGTCCTGGAGGCGCGGGAAAGCGGCTCCAAGCCCGACCGCGGCGTCGTCAAGTTCCGGTACGATGTCCTCAACCAGAAGGACGAAACGGTTGCCGATATGGTCGCCACTCAGATCCTACGCCGCCGTCCCGCGGAGTAG
- a CDS encoding SLC13 family permease, with product MPTPDQLLLFAILAGALGLFAWGRLRYDLVALLVLLAAVIGGVVPTESAFSGFGHPAVITVAAILILTRALRTSALLGVVTRLLSRLSSRPTLQMLALTATCGVCSAFMNNLGAVALLLPVALELARDAKRSPSQLLMPLSFASLLGGLITLVGTPPNVVIANLRAEATGQSFAMFDFTPVGLTVAAVGIGFVALLGWRLLPERLAAQPSNGERPLVEIEGYITEARVPAKSAYVGRRLLDLFAVGQGDISVVALVRRKDRILAPSGFLRLQSGDILILEADPQALRRLVETAGVELVGAGGVRADTLRSERVGLIEAVITPGSRLEGRTARSLRLHTRYGVNLLAVSRQGERIYERLGQVRFLPGDVLLLQGEREIMPEACRNLGMLPLAERGLEIARRGDSWRALAIFGAAVALVVFGLLPPHIAFTGAAVAVVMAGALQLRDVYESIDWPIVILLGAMIPVGQALEATGGSMVIAQPILNLGESAPVWLILALLMVVTMLLSDVMNNAATAVLMAPIGIEIANGLGYSLDPFLMAVAVGASSTYLTPIGHQSNLLVMGPGGYRFGDYARMGLALDLLIVIVAVPVILAVWPV from the coding sequence ATGCCGACACCCGACCAGCTCCTGCTCTTTGCGATCTTGGCCGGTGCGCTCGGGCTCTTTGCCTGGGGGCGGCTGCGCTACGATCTGGTTGCCCTGCTGGTCTTGCTGGCGGCGGTGATCGGCGGCGTCGTCCCGACCGAGAGCGCCTTCAGCGGCTTCGGCCATCCCGCCGTGATCACCGTTGCCGCGATCCTGATCCTGACCCGTGCCCTGCGAACCTCCGCCCTGCTCGGAGTCGTGACCCGGCTGCTGAGCCGGCTGTCGTCGCGACCGACCCTGCAGATGCTGGCCCTGACCGCAACCTGCGGCGTCTGTTCCGCCTTCATGAACAACCTTGGCGCGGTGGCACTCCTGCTCCCGGTCGCGCTCGAGCTGGCACGCGACGCGAAGCGCAGCCCGAGCCAGCTTCTCATGCCGCTGTCCTTCGCCTCCCTGCTGGGCGGGCTGATCACCCTGGTCGGCACGCCGCCCAACGTGGTGATCGCCAATCTGCGGGCCGAGGCGACCGGCCAATCCTTCGCGATGTTCGACTTCACGCCGGTCGGCCTGACGGTCGCGGCGGTCGGAATCGGCTTCGTCGCCCTGCTTGGCTGGCGCCTGCTGCCCGAACGGCTGGCCGCCCAGCCATCCAACGGCGAGCGCCCGCTGGTCGAAATCGAGGGCTACATCACCGAAGCGCGCGTGCCAGCCAAATCGGCCTACGTCGGCCGCCGGCTGCTCGACCTTTTCGCCGTCGGCCAAGGGGACATCTCCGTCGTGGCGCTGGTCCGCCGCAAGGACCGGATCCTCGCTCCCTCCGGGTTCCTCCGGCTGCAGTCGGGCGACATCCTGATTCTGGAAGCCGACCCGCAGGCTCTACGCCGGCTGGTCGAGACCGCCGGAGTCGAGCTGGTCGGCGCGGGCGGCGTTCGCGCAGACACTCTGCGCTCCGAGCGGGTCGGGCTGATCGAAGCCGTGATCACGCCCGGATCGCGGCTGGAGGGGCGGACCGCCCGCTCACTGCGCCTGCACACCCGCTACGGCGTCAACCTGCTCGCCGTGTCGCGCCAGGGCGAAAGAATCTACGAACGACTCGGGCAGGTGCGTTTCCTGCCCGGCGACGTCCTGCTGCTGCAGGGCGAACGCGAGATCATGCCGGAGGCCTGCCGCAACCTCGGCATGCTGCCCCTGGCCGAACGCGGACTGGAAATCGCCCGCCGCGGCGACAGTTGGCGCGCGCTCGCCATCTTCGGCGCGGCCGTGGCCCTGGTCGTCTTCGGACTGCTGCCGCCGCACATCGCCTTCACGGGCGCGGCCGTCGCGGTGGTCATGGCCGGGGCCCTGCAGCTCCGCGACGTCTACGAATCGATCGACTGGCCCATCGTGATCTTGCTCGGCGCCATGATTCCGGTCGGCCAGGCTCTCGAAGCCACCGGGGGATCGATGGTGATCGCCCAGCCGATCCTGAATCTCGGCGAAAGCGCTCCCGTCTGGCTGATCCTGGCACTGCTGATGGTGGTGACCATGCTGCTGAGCGACGTGATGAACAACGCCGCGACCGCCGTGCTGATGGCGCCGATCGGTATCGAGATCGCCAACGGTCTCGGCTACTCGCTGGACCCCTTCCTGATGGCCGTCGCGGTCGGCGCCTCCTCGACCTATCTGACGCCCATCGGCCACCAGTCGAACCTGCTCGTCATGGGGCCCGGCGGCTATCGCTTCGGCGACTATGCCCGGATGGGCCTGGCGCTCGATCTGCTGATCGTCATCGTCGCCGTGCCGGTGATCCTGGCGGTCTGGCCTGTCTAG
- the thiD gene encoding bifunctional hydroxymethylpyrimidine kinase/phosphomethylpyrimidine kinase, which translates to MQPGRVLIVAGSDSGGGAGIQADLKTVMALGAYGTTAITALTAQNTLGVEGVFPVDPAFIAQQMNVVLDDIGSDAVKIGMLHSAEVIDAVADVLEARCGELPIIVDPVMVSTSGHDLLEPEAVRTLTRRMSLLADVMTPNLREAEKLTGLKINDLDGMVHAAEMLRTTGPQAVLVKGGHLEGDSVMRDVLSSDAGTRIFEGPRVETSSTHGTGCTLASAIAATLAYGLDLEEAVERARAYLYTALRTAPGLGGGHGPVNHAHTLRPFML; encoded by the coding sequence ATGCAGCCGGGTCGGGTTCTCATTGTCGCCGGTTCGGACTCCGGCGGCGGGGCCGGCATTCAGGCGGATCTCAAGACCGTCATGGCCCTGGGCGCCTACGGCACCACGGCGATCACCGCCCTGACGGCGCAGAACACCTTGGGCGTCGAGGGGGTCTTTCCCGTCGACCCTGCCTTCATCGCCCAGCAGATGAACGTGGTGCTCGACGACATCGGCAGCGACGCGGTGAAGATCGGAATGCTCCACTCGGCCGAGGTGATCGACGCCGTCGCCGATGTGCTGGAGGCGCGCTGTGGGGAGCTGCCGATCATCGTCGATCCCGTCATGGTCTCGACCAGCGGGCACGACCTGCTGGAGCCGGAAGCGGTGCGGACCCTGACCCGCCGCATGTCGCTTCTGGCCGACGTCATGACGCCCAACCTGCGGGAGGCGGAAAAGCTGACCGGTCTCAAGATCAACGATCTGGACGGCATGGTCCATGCCGCCGAGATGCTGCGCACCACGGGACCGCAGGCCGTCTTGGTGAAGGGCGGTCACCTGGAGGGAGACAGCGTGATGCGCGACGTGCTCTCCTCCGATGCCGGTACGCGGATCTTCGAGGGGCCGCGTGTCGAGACTTCCAGCACCCATGGCACCGGCTGCACCCTGGCCTCGGCCATCGCGGCGACCCTGGCCTACGGGCTGGATCTGGAGGAGGCCGTGGAACGCGCACGCGCCTATCTCTATACCGCGTTGCGCACCGCGCCGGGCCTCGGTGGGGGCCATGGGCCGGTCAATCACGCCCACACGCTTCGCCCTTTTATGCTCTGA
- the ftsH gene encoding ATP-dependent zinc metalloprotease FtsH yields MNFSRNAALWIIIILLLFALFSLFQGSPGPNSSSQVAYSTFLDRVEGGNVRDVTIQGRQIEGTYNDGTRFSTYAPEDPGMVEGLRNNGVQINAAPQESASPLLQILISWFPMLLLIAVWIFFMRQMQGGGGKAMGFGKSKAKLLTEKQGRVTFDDVAGIDEAKSELEEVVDFLRDPQKFQRLGGKIPKGMLLVGPPGTGKTLLARAIAGEANVPFFTISGSDFVEMFVGVGASRVRDMFEQGKKNAPCIIFIDEIDAVGRHRGAGLGGGNDEREQTLNQLLVEMDGFEANEGVILIAATNRPDVLDPALLRPGRFDRQVVVPNPDILGRERILRVHMRKVPLAPDVDAKVIARGTPGFSGADLANLVNEAALIAARAGKRVVTQNDFENAKDKVMMGAERRSMVMTEDEKELTAYHEAGHALVGLFVPGNDPLHKVTIIPRGRALGVTMNLPERDRYGYKLSEITAKLAMMFGGRAAEEIIYGKENVTTGAGNDIQQATTLARRMVTEWGMSEKLGPLRYNENQDEVFLGHSVARQQNISEATSRLIDEEVRRIIDDAERKAHEILNEHMNDLHLLAKGLLEYETLGAEDVQSVLRGETVDRSDPNDKPQQPSGGRRSSVPSSGRPKDSGIGPEPEPAQ; encoded by the coding sequence GTGAATTTTAGCCGAAATGCCGCCCTCTGGATCATCATAATCCTGCTTCTGTTCGCGCTGTTCAGCCTGTTTCAGGGCTCGCCGGGACCGAACAGCAGCTCTCAGGTGGCCTATTCCACCTTCCTCGACCGGGTCGAGGGCGGCAACGTTCGGGACGTCACCATTCAGGGACGCCAGATCGAGGGCACCTACAACGATGGGACGCGCTTCTCCACCTATGCGCCGGAGGATCCGGGCATGGTCGAGGGGCTGCGCAACAATGGCGTGCAGATCAATGCGGCCCCGCAGGAGTCCGCCTCGCCCCTGCTGCAGATCCTGATTTCCTGGTTCCCGATGCTGCTGCTGATCGCCGTGTGGATTTTCTTCATGCGTCAGATGCAGGGCGGCGGCGGCAAGGCCATGGGCTTCGGCAAGTCGAAGGCCAAGCTGCTGACCGAAAAGCAGGGACGCGTGACTTTCGACGACGTGGCCGGCATCGACGAAGCCAAGTCGGAACTCGAGGAGGTCGTCGACTTTCTGCGCGATCCGCAGAAGTTCCAGCGCCTCGGCGGCAAGATCCCCAAGGGCATGCTGCTGGTCGGGCCTCCGGGCACTGGTAAGACCTTGCTGGCCCGCGCCATCGCCGGCGAAGCCAACGTTCCCTTCTTCACGATTTCGGGATCGGACTTCGTCGAGATGTTCGTCGGTGTCGGTGCCAGCCGCGTGCGCGACATGTTCGAGCAAGGCAAGAAGAACGCCCCCTGCATCATCTTCATCGACGAGATCGATGCGGTCGGCCGTCATCGCGGCGCCGGCCTGGGCGGCGGCAACGACGAGCGCGAGCAGACTCTCAACCAATTGCTGGTGGAGATGGACGGCTTCGAGGCGAATGAGGGCGTGATCCTGATCGCCGCCACCAACCGCCCCGACGTGTTGGATCCCGCGCTGCTGCGTCCTGGCCGTTTCGACCGTCAGGTCGTGGTGCCGAACCCCGACATTCTGGGCCGCGAACGGATCCTGCGCGTGCACATGCGCAAGGTGCCGCTGGCGCCGGACGTCGACGCCAAGGTCATCGCGCGCGGCACGCCGGGCTTCTCGGGCGCCGATCTGGCCAACCTGGTCAACGAGGCGGCGCTGATCGCGGCGCGGGCCGGCAAGCGGGTGGTGACTCAGAACGACTTCGAGAACGCCAAGGACAAGGTCATGATGGGGGCCGAGCGCCGCTCGATGGTGATGACCGAGGACGAGAAGGAACTGACGGCCTACCATGAAGCCGGACACGCTCTGGTCGGCCTCTTCGTCCCGGGCAACGACCCGCTGCACAAGGTCACCATCATTCCGCGCGGCCGTGCTTTGGGCGTGACCATGAACCTGCCGGAGCGGGACCGCTACGGCTACAAGCTGTCGGAGATCACGGCCAAGCTGGCGATGATGTTCGGCGGCCGCGCCGCCGAAGAGATCATCTACGGCAAGGAGAACGTTACCACCGGTGCCGGCAACGATATCCAGCAGGCCACCACTCTGGCCCGCCGGATGGTCACCGAGTGGGGGATGTCCGAAAAGCTCGGCCCGCTGCGCTACAACGAAAACCAGGACGAGGTCTTCCTGGGCCATTCCGTGGCGCGGCAGCAGAACATCTCGGAGGCCACCTCGCGGCTGATCGATGAAGAGGTGCGCCGCATCATCGACGATGCCGAACGCAAGGCCCACGAGATCCTCAACGAGCACATGAACGATCTGCACCTTCTGGCGAAAGGCTTGCTCGAATACGAAACGCTCGGCGCCGAGGACGTGCAGAGCGTCCTGCGCGGCGAGACGGTCGACCGGAGCGATCCGAACGACAAGCCGCAGCAGCCGAGCGGCGGACGGCGCTCCTCCGTTCCTTCCAGCGGCCGACCCAAGGACAGCGGCATCGGCCCGGAACCGGAACCGGCTCAGTAG
- a CDS encoding DUF1127 domain-containing protein, producing MTVMGLLIRWQERAEQRYALAELDDRLLRDVGIDRIAARQESRKHFWQA from the coding sequence ATGACCGTCATGGGCCTTTTGATTCGCTGGCAGGAACGGGCCGAGCAACGCTATGCGCTGGCCGAGTTGGACGATCGCCTGCTGCGCGATGTCGGCATCGATCGGATTGCGGCGCGGCAGGAGTCCCGCAAACACTTCTGGCAAGCCTGA
- a CDS encoding aminotransferase-like domain-containing protein — translation MTTWIPELRPDSPRYIAIANALADDMGAGLLAPGVKLPTHRDLAWRLGVTVGTVTRAYAEAERRGLVIGEVGRGTFVRAQTPDRPPSADRRDGTPRDDGQILDLSMNLPALPSEPETVPGAVAEVSGDPQARHCFDYTTSLGLPEHRQSGADWLARHGLESPAERIVPTYGAQHAMFLACATLAEAGAPVLVEEATFYGMKSIAKTLDLRLIGVQTDSQGLDPASLDAAARSTGAKLLYCIPNFQNPTSSVMPAQRRDEIAEVCARNGIAVIEDDIYAFLLDDDDGASLRPLSCRLPDQSFYIGSLSKSVSPALRVGWLAVPEAWVDRIAVAQRATVIMPNPLLQEAARRLIESGAADRLAAGQRQEAIARQRLATEILSRPNSGAQIVTHPNSFHIWLQLPPIWRTETFVSAARRRGVAVTAGDVFFVGRVPGPPAVRICLSAAPNRAALERGLRTVASLLSEDPTLEMPLV, via the coding sequence ATGACAACTTGGATCCCGGAGTTGCGGCCTGACAGCCCGCGCTATATCGCGATCGCCAACGCGCTGGCGGACGATATGGGCGCCGGCCTCTTGGCGCCGGGCGTCAAGCTTCCGACCCACCGGGACTTGGCGTGGCGGCTCGGCGTCACGGTGGGCACGGTGACGCGCGCCTACGCCGAGGCGGAGCGCCGAGGCCTGGTGATCGGCGAAGTCGGGCGCGGCACCTTCGTGCGCGCGCAGACGCCGGACCGGCCACCGAGCGCGGACCGCCGGGACGGCACTCCGCGCGACGACGGACAGATCCTCGATCTCTCGATGAACCTGCCGGCGCTCCCGAGCGAGCCGGAGACCGTGCCCGGCGCTGTAGCCGAGGTCAGTGGCGATCCGCAGGCGCGCCACTGCTTCGACTACACAACCAGCCTCGGCCTACCGGAGCACCGCCAGAGCGGTGCCGACTGGCTGGCCCGCCACGGACTGGAGAGCCCGGCCGAGCGGATCGTCCCGACCTACGGTGCCCAGCACGCCATGTTCCTGGCCTGCGCCACCCTGGCAGAGGCCGGCGCCCCGGTTCTGGTGGAGGAAGCGACCTTCTACGGCATGAAGTCCATCGCCAAGACGCTCGACTTGCGTCTGATCGGCGTTCAGACCGACAGCCAGGGTCTGGACCCGGCCAGCCTGGATGCGGCCGCCCGCTCGACCGGCGCGAAACTGCTCTACTGCATCCCCAACTTTCAGAATCCCACCTCCAGCGTCATGCCCGCGCAACGACGGGACGAGATCGCCGAGGTCTGTGCGCGCAACGGGATCGCAGTAATCGAGGACGACATCTACGCCTTCCTGCTGGACGATGACGACGGCGCTTCGCTCCGCCCCCTTTCCTGCCGCCTGCCGGACCAGAGCTTCTACATCGGCTCTCTCTCGAAAAGCGTGTCGCCCGCCCTGCGGGTCGGTTGGCTGGCCGTGCCCGAGGCCTGGGTCGACCGGATCGCGGTCGCCCAGCGGGCCACGGTGATCATGCCCAACCCGCTGTTGCAGGAGGCGGCGCGGCGCCTGATCGAAAGCGGAGCGGCCGACCGGCTGGCCGCCGGCCAGCGCCAGGAGGCCATCGCGCGTCAGCGGCTGGCAACCGAGATCCTCAGCCGGCCGAACTCCGGCGCGCAGATCGTCACCCACCCCAATTCGTTCCACATCTGGCTGCAGCTTCCACCGATCTGGCGGACCGAGACTTTCGTCTCGGCGGCCCGGCGCCGCGGTGTCGCCGTGACGGCCGGAGACGTCTTCTTCGTCGGCCGGGTGCCCGGTCCGCCGGCCGTCAGAATCTGCCTTTCTGCCGCACCCAACCGCGCCGCGCTGGAACGCGGCCTCCGAACCGTCGCGAGCCTGCTGTCTGAGGACCCGACGCTGGAGATGCCGCTGGTTTAG
- a CDS encoding DUF1127 domain-containing protein, which yields MTYMSSIDQPQRISGTVPLLRAPLRRPRRNPFMHLLHALMALQRHAEERERILELDDRMLRDIGVSRSELLRSLYRGYED from the coding sequence ATGACTTACATGTCGAGCATCGATCAGCCCCAGCGGATCTCCGGCACGGTGCCGCTGCTGCGCGCACCGCTTCGCCGGCCGCGCCGCAATCCCTTCATGCACCTGCTTCACGCCCTGATGGCACTGCAGCGCCATGCCGAGGAGCGCGAGCGCATCCTGGAACTGGACGACCGTATGCTGCGCGATATCGGCGTCAGCCGCAGCGAGCTGCTACGGAGTCTCTATCGCGGCTACGAGGACTAA
- a CDS encoding GNAT family N-acetyltransferase, which yields MAAAWPDDSDAVRRLFRSYADWLQEDLSYQNFDAELAGLPGFYATPQGAVLLLRSTAGEALGCVGLRPMGGGACELKRLWVEASLRGGGWGRRLTESAIVWARRAGYRRILLDSLPRLEAAVRLYRDLGFVTVPPYYDNPQEDILYFGLDLEPAPSLPNPETRIG from the coding sequence GTGGCTGCGGCCTGGCCGGACGACAGCGACGCGGTGCGCCGGCTGTTCCGCAGCTATGCCGACTGGTTGCAGGAAGACCTCAGCTATCAGAACTTCGATGCGGAGTTGGCCGGCTTGCCCGGCTTCTATGCCACGCCGCAGGGCGCGGTTCTTTTGCTTCGCAGTACCGCGGGCGAGGCGCTTGGCTGCGTCGGGCTCAGGCCGATGGGCGGCGGGGCCTGCGAATTGAAGCGTCTGTGGGTCGAGGCTTCCCTGCGCGGCGGCGGTTGGGGCCGTCGGCTCACGGAATCGGCGATCGTCTGGGCGCGTCGGGCGGGCTACCGACGTATCTTGCTCGACAGTTTGCCGCGCCTGGAAGCGGCGGTGCGTCTCTACCGCGACCTGGGCTTCGTCACGGTGCCGCCCTACTACGACAATCCGCAGGAGGACATCCTCTACTTCGGTCTCGATCTGGAGCCGGCGCCAAGCCTGCCAAATCCGGAGACAAGGATCGGATAG